A part of Cryptococcus neoformans var. neoformans JEC21 chromosome 4 sequence genomic DNA contains:
- a CDS encoding centromere/microtubule binding protein cbf5, putative: MAVASSSTLTDSQVSKIQQDSDFSIKSESVTPKLDTSQWPLLLKNYDKLLVRSSHFTPIPSGISPLKRDLQTYVKSGVINLDKPSNPSSHEVVAWLKRILRVEKTGHSGTLDPKVTGCLIVCIDRATRLVKSQQGAGKEYVCVVRFHDKLQDEKALPRALETLTGALFQRPPLISAVKRQLRVRTIYESKLIEYDNERNLGVFWVSCEAGTYIRTLCVHLGLLLGVGAHMQELRRVRSGITGENDDIVSMHDVLDAQWLYDNTRDESYLRRVIRPLESLLVNYKRIVVKDSAVNAICYGAKLMIPGLLRYEADIEVNEEVVLMTTKGEAIAIGIAQMSTVDLASCDHGVVAKVKRCIMNRDLYPRKWGLGPKAQEKKKMIKKGELDKYGKPIEGVTPQQWSSGYIDYNDPDAVPASGSNDLLPTQPPTAEDVKMEPVEVKVEADEKKRKREEEEVGSPKAEEKKKKKKVKTEDGAEREETAEERAARKAAKKEKKEKKKAKEE; the protein is encoded by the exons ATGGCTGTTGCCAGCTCATCCACCCTCACTGACAGCCAGGTCAGCAAGATCCAGCAAGATTCCGACTTCTCCATCAAGAGCGAGTCCGTCACCCCCAAGCTCG ACACTTCTCAATGGCCTCTTTTGCTTAAGAACTACGATAAGTTGCTTGTTCGATCTTCTCATTTTACTCCAATCCCCTCC GGTATCTCACCTCTCAAACGCGACCTCCAAACTTATGTCAAGTCTGGTGTCATTAACCTCGACAAGCCTTCCAACCCGTCTTCTCACGAAGTTGTTGCTTGGTTGAAGCGAATTCTGCGAGTCGAGAAGACCGGCCACTCAGGTACCCTTGATCCCAAGGTCACTGGTTGTTTGATTGTCTGTATCGACAGAGCTACTCGACTGGTCAAGTCCCAGCAAGGTGCAGGAAAGGAATACGTGTGTGTGGTTCGATTCCACGACAAGTTGCAGGACGAAAAGGCTTTGCCTCGAGCTTTGGAGACCCTCACTGGCGCCCTTTTCCAACGACCGCCCCTCATCTCCGCCGTCAAGCGTCAGCTTCGTGTTCGAACAATCTACGAGTCCAAGTTGATTGAATACGACAATGAAAGAAACCTTGGTGTATTTTGGGTGTCTTGTGAGGCTGGTACTTATATTAGGACTCTGTGTGTCCACTTGGGATTGCTCTTGGGTGTCGGTGCCCACATGCAAGAACTCAGACGTGTAAGGAGTGGTATCACTGGCGAGAATGATGACATCGTGTCTATGCACGATGTATTGGATGCCCAGTGGTTGTACGATAACACTCGTGACG AATCCTACCTTCGTCGAGTGATTCGCCCTCTTGAGTCTCTTCTCGTCAATTACAAGCGTATCGTCGTTAAAGATTCCGCCGTCAACGCCATTTGCTATGGTGCCAAGCTCATGATTCCAGGTCTTTTGCGATACGAAGCAGACATTGAAGTCAATGAAGAGGTTGTTCTCATGACCACAAAGGGTGAGGCTATCGCCATTGGTATCGCCCAAATGTCCACTGTCGACCTTGCCTCTTGCGATCATGGTGTGGTAGCCAAGGTGAAGAGATGCATCATGAACAGGGATCTTTACCCTAGGAAGTGGGGACTTGGTCCCAAGGctcaagaaaagaagaagatgatcaagaagggagagttGGACAAGTATGGCAAGCCTATCGAAGGTGTTACCCCTCAACAATGGTCCTCGGGTTATATTGACTACAATGACCCTGATGCTGTGCCTGCTTCTGGATCCAACGATCTCTTGCCCACCCAACCTCCCACTGCAGAAGATGTGAAGATGGAGCCGGTCGAGGTCAAGGTTGAGGCGGACGAGAAAAAGCGCAAGcgcgaggaagaggaagttggATCACCAAaggctgaggagaagaagaaaaagaagaaggtgaagacTGAGGATGGTGCGGAGCGAGAGGAAACTGCTGAGGAGAGGGCGGCAAGGAAAgctgccaagaaggagaagaaggagaaaaagaaggcgaaggaggagTAG